The following are encoded in a window of Dysidea avara chromosome 4, odDysAvar1.4, whole genome shotgun sequence genomic DNA:
- the LOC136254615 gene encoding uncharacterized protein encodes MDSRMDNFWVAVSNAFQRAPVRRLMSDYCNAMSSVLQSATSTLNASTAAIRTASTSVATDSTSPGASRCSSLTPNLQCMIIGSFGDTHAEGIKCSPKDKRPLEGAGPVTHDFLPGVKEDTLRLQDMIRKDKNKELVCTLTDYPQESKRFYLDRIEKLFKECSKDGALIYYTGHGEVGTGNWCFKDGTISFQEIISLYFDYFRGKLLYIFTDCCYSGQWVVKLAKYLDDLGIGACGHQAREQGILFKIAASCEPDQKAADGCFSKHSIRFDEVDGNITFSTCGKLSETQTAYGCDFTQIMCYQLQGSKAPCRIPNIPAKYQWQWQDVVTSEFMPGARTFLVRGKDRGRNAWHYVLVPEELVALFKAQVATGTIDVAIFGHVVCSAFGDEPSDEIKQKMRKFSPGYY; translated from the exons ATGGATTCACGGATGGACAATTTTTGGGTCGCTGTTTCAAACGCCTTCCAAAGAGCACCGGTGCGCAGGCTAATGTCAGATTACTGCAACGCTATGTCAAGTGTCCTCCAAAGTGCTACTTCTACGCTGAATGCATCGACTGCTGCTATTCGTACTGCTTCAACATCAGTTGCTACAGACTCGACCAGCCCTGGGGCGTCAAGATGCAGTAGTTTAACACCCAACTTGCAGTGCATGATAATCGGGTCTTTTGGTGACACACACGCTGAAGGTATAAAATGTTCTCCTAAAGACAAACGGCCTCTTGAAGGAGCAGGGCCTGTCACACACGACTTTCTACCAGGAGTGAAGGAAGATACTCTGCGATTGCAAGACATGATACGCAAGGATAAAAATAAGGAACTGGTATGTACCTTAACGGATTATCCGCAGGAAAGCAAAAGGTTTTACCTTGACCGCATCGAGAAATTGTTCAAAGAATGTTCAAAGGATGGAG CACTCATATACTATACTGGCCATGGAGAGGTTGGAACAGGAAATTGGTGCTTCAAAGATGGCACCATTAGCTTCCAAGAAATCATATCACTGTATTTTGATTATTTCCGTGGAAAGCTGCTATACATATTCACTGATTGCTGCTACTCTGGTCAGTGGGTAGTAAAGCTTGCCAAATATTTGGATGATTTGGGTATTGGAGCATGTGGTCACCAAGCTAGGGAACAAGGCATATTATTCAAGATTGCTGCTTCATGTGAACCTGATCAAAAAGCTGCTGATGGGTGTTTTTCAAAACATTCAATCAGATTTGACGAAGTTGATGGGAATATCACATTTTCTACATGTGGCAAACTATCTGAGACACAAACTGCTTATGGATGTGACTTTACCCAAATTATGTGTTATCAACTTCAGGGAAGCAAAGCTCCATGCCGGATACCTAATATACCAGCTAAGTATCAGTGGCAATGGCAAGATGTTGTTACTTCAGAATTCATGCCAGGTGCACGAACTTTTTTAGTAAGGGGAAAAGACAGAGGGAGAAATGCATGGCACTATGTTCTTGTCCCTGAAGAATTAGTTGCATTGTTTAAAGCTCAGGTGGCCACTGGAACAATTGATGTTGCAATTTTTGGTCATGTTGTGTGTAGTGCTTTTGGTGATGAACCTTCAGATGAGATTAAACAAAAAATGAGAAAATTTTCTCCAGGTTACTACTAA
- the LOC136253755 gene encoding uncharacterized protein, with protein MADHTTKSWPLNFAKPPLMAFIVSEKAAGGCQNRAARSEEKIEWNNIIIHLNYITERLWTLETPLSSYNSAAAAAAAAAAAAAAAAAAAAAAAAAAAAAASPAAASSLEVMTKVMTLAHALIN; from the exons ATGGCAGACCATACCACAAAGTCATGGCCATTGAACTTTGCCAAACCTCCACTCATGGCTTTCATAGTATCTGAAAAGGCGGCTGGAGGTTGTCAGAATAGGGCAGCCAGATCTGAAGAAAAGATAGAGTGGAAT AATATTATAATACATTTAAATTACATTACTGAAAGGCTGTggacactggagacaccactatcgagctacaactctgctgctgctgctgctgctgctgctgctgctgctgctgctgctgctgctgctgctgctgctgctgctgctgctgctgctgctgctgctgcttctcCTGCTGCTGCCTCTTCCTTAGAAGTCATGACCAAGGtcatgacactagcgcatgcactaattaattag